The Apium graveolens cultivar Ventura chromosome 6, ASM990537v1, whole genome shotgun sequence genome contains a region encoding:
- the LOC141665711 gene encoding uncharacterized protein LOC141665711, whose product MLNFQVVKATSTYNAIMGRTRIHAFKVMPSTYRMVLKFPTRNGIGEAKGDQKMVRSCYVTALRPDGTGVQPLKGQMTTFLHENSDVFAWTAADMPGIDPNLITHRLNIDPTRKVVKQKKRTYAPDRLEAMKQEVKKLLEAGFIEENAGATYQRLVNKIFAHLIGKTKEVYVHDMSGKFLGYMVSKRGIEANPNKIKSILDMEPPHSIKDIQKLTGRITALGKFISKFGDKFHPFFKTLKKLDFPTMNKEAEYEALIAGLGLARAMRATNLNVCGDSRLLVAQVNGEFEAKDDTMAKYLRIVKGILTQFDEWYAEHVPREENTTADALS is encoded by the exons ATGTTGAACTTTCAGGTTGTCAAGGCAACCTctacttacaatgctatcatgggtagAACAAGGATCCATGCTTTTAAGGTTATGCCCTCAACCTACCGTATGGTACTGAAGTTCCCAACTAGGAATGGTATTGGAGAAGCGaaaggagatcaaaagatggtcCGCAGTTGCTACGTTACAGCACTTAGGCCCGATGGAACCGGGGTGCAG CCCTTGAAGGGCCAAATGACAACTTTCCTCCATGAGAAcagtgatgtgtttgcttggacagcagctgatatgcctgggatTGACCCGAATCTTATAACTCATAGATTGAACATTGACCCAACTCGAAAGGTTGTGAAACAAAAGAAGAGAACTTACGCCCCTGATAGGCTGGAAGCCATGAAGCAGGAGGTCAAGAAGCTTTTagaagctggtttcattgaggaa aatgcgGGAGCTACTTACCAAAGATTGGTAAACAAGATATTTGCCCATCTAATTGGGAAGACCAAGGAGGTCTATGTCcatgacat gtctggaaaatttttgggttACATGGTCTCTAAGAGGGGAATAGAGGCCAACCCTAATAAGATCAAATCcatcctagacatggagccaccacACTCCATCAAGGACATTCAGAAGCTGACAGGAAGAATTACAGCTCTAGGGAAGTTCATCTCTAAGTTCGGAGATAAATTCCATccctttttcaaaacccttaagaag ttggaTTTCCCAACTATGAACAAagaagcagaatatgaagcattgatagctggcttaggcttggctagagccATGAGGGCCACAAATCTGAATGTATGTGGAGACTCAAGACTTTTAGTTGCTCAAGTTAATGGAGAGTTTGAGGCCAAGGATGATACTATGGCCAAGTACCTGAGAATCGTAAAGGGAATACtgactcaattcgatgaatgGTATGCAGAACATGTTCCGAGGGAGGAGAACACTACGGCGGATGCCTTATCTTAG